The region CCCCAATTCCTATTTTTTCCAACAAATACGGATTATGATCAATAATCAGAATATCATTGGCTTCACTAAGTTTTTGTAGTATCGCATACAGCAAATCAATATCAGCATAATGCAATCCAGTGCTGGGTTCATCTAAAATATAAAGCGCGTTGGTAGTTTGGTCCTGAAGCCAATTTAATAATAGCAAACGCTGCTTCTCCCCCGAAGAAAGAGATTGCACAGCTTGATCCAGGCGAAGATGGGCCAACCCAATCTCCTCCAGCTGATTTAAGAATTGGAAAGTTTTATCAGAAACCTGAGTGTTCGTTAACCATTCTTTTAATTCGTTTAAATTCAAGGCGAGTACCTTAGCAATATTTTTCGAATTAACGGTATGTCGCAGAATGTGCGGCTGATAGCGCTGCCCTTTACAAACTTCACATTTTTCAATGGCATTGGCAGCTACATCAAGGCTGGTTTCCATATAGCCTTTGCCCTTGCAGTTTGAACACTGACTTGTTTTTGTTTTATATGAAAAGTCACGAGGCTTGAGGCCTGTTTCGTTCGCAAAGATCTTGCTTGTTTCCTTCAGCAAATCCAAATAAGATACTAATAAGGTATTGGCATGGGACCTTAGTTTTTTAGACTCAAAATAATGCGCAACTGCATACTTTTTTGGAAACTTTATACGCTCACAATTCACCGGCATTCCTGTCTCAATGCTCGGGATCAAAATATCTTTTACTAAGGTGGTTTTCCCTATTCCCGATTTACCACTAATAGCTGTAATTCCCCCAACTGGAACTTCCAGGGCTACTTTCACTAAAGTATGTTTGGAGAGTTTTTGGATAGAAATGGACTCCTTTGCTCCTTTTAATTCAATTGCTTTAGAAGGTTCTTTCAAAAAAGGATGACAATCTTCTTGTTTCAAATAATCCTGCGGACTTCCTTGAAAAGTAATATATCCACCCAACTTACCCGCCTGTGGGCCAAGCTGAACCAATCGATCAGCCTTCAGAATAATCTCTTTATTATGTTCAATCACGATCACCGTATTTCCTTTTTCAATAAGTTCCTTCAGAATATTGATCAGGTCGGGAATATTGTCATTAGATAATCCTGCGGAAGGCTCATCTAACAAATAGGTAATGCCTTTAAGCGGAGAGTTTAATTGTTTTATAAGTGTTACCCGTTGATTTTCTCCGCCAGAAAGCGTGTTCGATTTACGGTTTAATTGCAGGTGATCAATATGCAATTGCTTTGCCCGCTTGATGGTATTGATTAGATGAGGCTGAATGTTGGAAATGAGTTTTTTATCCATCACCTCTTGATTGGAATCGGCCAAAAGCCAATTTTCCAAAGCTTTAAAATCCAATGATCGTATTTCGTGAATAGATTTTCCCCCAATTTGGAAAGCTAAGCGTTCCGGTTTTAATCCACTTCCAAAACAATGGCTGCATTCTTCAAGGGAGAAAAGTGCCTTAAGTTTTTCAATATTTTTATTCTTTCGGGTCTTATAATATTCTTCTTTTAAGTAATGAAAAAGGCCTTCCCATTTCATACTTACCTCCTGAATTCCTTCCCTGGTTTTAGTTTTGAATAGCCAGTTAGTTTTCCATACGGTGTTCCCCGCCCCGTGAAATAAAATATCTTTTTGTTTGTCGGTTAACTCCTTAAAGGAAGTTTCCAGGCTAAATCCATACGTGGCACCCAGCTCTTTCACGATCGCCATATACTGACTGCTCGCTTGACCATAATAAGCCAGGGGTTTGTTGTGGTCAAAGAGGCCGCCGGCAATACTCTTGTTTTGATCCAGGACTATTTTATCCAAATCGGGCAACAATTCCTGCCCCATACCATCGCAGATGGCACATTTCCCAAGTTCGTGATTATTAGAAAAATGACTGGCAGATAAATCGGCTCCTTCGTACTGCGCTTTTCGGGAAAAGGCAAAGCGTAAAATCTTATCTATTCCGGTTTGTTTGGCAATGTCGGAGCGGTCTGTAAAACTTTTTTCTTTACGGGTAACGCAAATAGTTGGACTAAGCCCTTCAATATGGTCAACTTCAAATTGAAAATTCACCCCTACCCTGGACTGTTGATAACTCGAAAACTGTTTCGTCATTTCCTGTAATCCATAGCCATGGAGAGTGTCAATCACCAAAGAAGATTTTCCCGAGCCTGAAATTCCAGTGATTACCGATAATTGATTCTTTGGAAGATTTACATCCAGATCTTTAAGATAATGCGTTCGCGCTCCCTTTAAAAATATCGTATCCCTACGCTGATCTGGCGGTTCTTTCAAATCTGGTGCCTGGGCTTTTATAGTGTTATTTACCAACACATTAGCCGAGGATTGAAAAAGCGGATGATTCTCAAAACAAATTATGCCTGCGGTTTGTTTCTTGAGCCTGTGCAAAGCTTTTAGCAGTTGCCTCACATTTTGCTGATGCAATCCAATACTGGGTTCTTCCAGCAATAAAAGCGTCTTCTTTGATTGTTTTGCAAAGTGTTTAGTGAGTTTAATTCGTTGTGCTTCACCGCCCGACAAGGTGTTAGATGGCTGGCCAAGTTTGATATAACCCAGGCCAAGCTGCAGCATTAACGAGATTATTTTGGTGATCTTCTTCTCTTCGGAAAAGAAATCAAAAGCTTCTTCTATACTTAAATCATAGATTTCCGAAATATTTTTATTGTTCCAGTGTATTTTCAGTACCTCCGGCTTAAAACGCTTTCCATTACAGGTGGGACAAACCTGGTTAATGGTGCCCATCACATTCATAGAAAGGCTAATTACCCCAGCCCCTTCACAGGCTTCACATCTTCCGCTCTTGTTATTAAAAGAAAAAGCTCCTTTAGCAAGCTTCAGAGCTTTCGCTTCCCGAGATTTTGCCAGGAGATCCCGTATTTTATCGGCCAGGCCGGTATAAGTGGCGGGGTTACTTCTGGGGGTTTTGCCAATAGGTTGATCAGATACCCTAAGCAGCTTTAAGTCCTCCTTTTCAGAATATGCGGAAAGCTTTTGCAGTATTTGAGGTGTTTTTCTGCTTACGATAGTCAATTCTCCACTTTTAGGCTGAAAAAAATCTGCAGATACTTGGCCCGTTTCAGAATCAGGATTGGAAGTTTCTTTTTGGAATTCAGCTAAAGTAGGGCTGGATAAACCTTCCGTATTAAAAAATTTGCGGATCGGTCCGTTAAAAATGATTTCTCCTCCGTAAGCGCCGGCAGCCGGACCTAATTCAATTATCCAATCGGCAGATCTTATAAAATTTAAATCATGTTCTACCACCATCACTGTATTGCCACGCCTTATTAACCGCTTAAGAATATGACGTAAATAGTTTTGGTAGTCCTCAGATAAGCCTATAGAAGGTTCATCAAAAACATACAGAATTCCTTGCAGACTACTGTTTACCTGTTTGATCAATTTTATACGTTGCGCGTCTCCAGAAGAAATATCGGGACTTGGTGTACTTAGTCGGTATTCCTCCATTCCGAGTCTTATGAGGTCAAACAATTGAGTACAAATCTTATCAACCAAAACTCGTTCACCGACTGTTAAATTATTACTATTCAGCTTATTGTATAAATCGTTTAAAGGAAGTTCCATCCATTCCTGAAAGTTTAGTCCTTTCCATTGATATTTTAGGTGTTCAGCTTTAATCCGTGCGCCGTTACAACTGGGACAGGTTTCGGAACTAGCAAATTTTATAATATTTGGATTACGGTCTAGCCTTAGAATATTTTTCATTATTGGAAGCATGCCTTTATAAAAACCCTCTTCCCTGGGTTTCGCCTTAAAACCTTCCCATTTTAATCTAGATTCTAAAGTATGTTTCCCATAAAAAACTTTTAGTCGGTCACTTCCATTTAATACCACATCTTTTTGCTTATCGGTAAGTTCTACCCAGGGAATATCTACACTAAAACCATGCGCCTGGCAGACTCTATTTAATTCATCTACTGTGATCTGGGAATATACGATGTAGCCATTAGGTAAGGTAGTGGTTATAGCTCCTTCCCTCAGGGTTTTGTTTTCATCGCCAATCAGTTTTTCAAGATCTATATATTCCGCCTCGCCAAGACCGTGACAATGTTCGCAAGCTCCTTTTGGGTGATTAAAAGAAAAGAGCGACTTGCTCATAGTTTCCGAAGCCGAATAACGAGCAAATAAAATTCTGAAGACCGCAGCAAGCTCTGAAAGTGTCCCAAAAGTGGCATTAATAGACTGGAAACGTTTAGATTGCTCCACCTTAATTACCGGCGGTAAGGATTCTATATCATCTACTTCAGCGGTGGGAATTAATTGCGCATTTTGTTGATTATATGCAGGGAGGCTTTCTAAAAAATAGCGGTAGCCTTCATTAGCAATAACATCCATAGCAAGGGATGATTTCCCTGAACCCGATAACCCGGTCACCACAATTAATTGGTTCTCCGGTATGTTAATATTTATGTTTTTAAGATTATTTTGGTGGGCATTAATGATGCGCATAAAGGCTTGCTCTTTTTTAAAAAATAAAGATAGAAAGATTATACAGCCTGGGATGAATTTTAAGGAAAGCATAGGAAAATTTCATCTCGTTTGAATTTATTCGATAATCGAGATTTAAATATTCTTTCCTTTCTAAATGCCTCCTGAGCTTACTTCGCAGTAATTTAATATGAACAAGTTTTGCTGAGTTTTACTATTTGCTCATTGCATCATTTATTTTTTTGGTATCTACATATTGCTGAAAGGCACTAACTTTTCCATCTTTTAAAGTCCATAGGTGAGCAACTTGTGCATTATAAGTTTTACCCGTTTCTTTAACTTTAGCATCATAGCGAAGTGTCGCCATTATTTGATTGTTATTCGTTTCGTGCAGCTTAATGTCTTCCAGTTTAAAATACTCGTGTTCCGCTCCAATTCTTGCGAGGACTCCGTTTAGAATCGCTTCTGGACCTATGTATGGATTACCATCGGCATAGGCGTTACCTTCGGCTTCGTTCCATATAATTTCTTCGTCCATTGCTTCGAGAACAGAAGGAATATCACCCTGGGCAAATGAATTGTAAAGCCCTTCAATAATGCCTGTATTTTGATTGGTACTTTCAGGTTTCATCTCCACCCTAATGAGGCGTAGTGGTTTAGTCTTGCTAAGATTCACGACAGAATGTGGTGCTTCCGGTTCCTTGTTCATGGTGAGCGGAAAGCTTAATGGTTCTGGAAGTTTTTGGGTATCAAAAATAACACTA is a window of Salegentibacter salegens DNA encoding:
- a CDS encoding ATP-binding cassette domain-containing protein; the protein is MRIINAHQNNLKNININIPENQLIVVTGLSGSGKSSLAMDVIANEGYRYFLESLPAYNQQNAQLIPTAEVDDIESLPPVIKVEQSKRFQSINATFGTLSELAAVFRILFARYSASETMSKSLFSFNHPKGACEHCHGLGEAEYIDLEKLIGDENKTLREGAITTTLPNGYIVYSQITVDELNRVCQAHGFSVDIPWVELTDKQKDVVLNGSDRLKVFYGKHTLESRLKWEGFKAKPREEGFYKGMLPIMKNILRLDRNPNIIKFASSETCPSCNGARIKAEHLKYQWKGLNFQEWMELPLNDLYNKLNSNNLTVGERVLVDKICTQLFDLIRLGMEEYRLSTPSPDISSGDAQRIKLIKQVNSSLQGILYVFDEPSIGLSEDYQNYLRHILKRLIRRGNTVMVVEHDLNFIRSADWIIELGPAAGAYGGEIIFNGPIRKFFNTEGLSSPTLAEFQKETSNPDSETGQVSADFFQPKSGELTIVSRKTPQILQKLSAYSEKEDLKLLRVSDQPIGKTPRSNPATYTGLADKIRDLLAKSREAKALKLAKGAFSFNNKSGRCEACEGAGVISLSMNVMGTINQVCPTCNGKRFKPEVLKIHWNNKNISEIYDLSIEEAFDFFSEEKKITKIISLMLQLGLGYIKLGQPSNTLSGGEAQRIKLTKHFAKQSKKTLLLLEEPSIGLHQQNVRQLLKALHRLKKQTAGIICFENHPLFQSSANVLVNNTIKAQAPDLKEPPDQRRDTIFLKGARTHYLKDLDVNLPKNQLSVITGISGSGKSSLVIDTLHGYGLQEMTKQFSSYQQSRVGVNFQFEVDHIEGLSPTICVTRKEKSFTDRSDIAKQTGIDKILRFAFSRKAQYEGADLSASHFSNNHELGKCAICDGMGQELLPDLDKIVLDQNKSIAGGLFDHNKPLAYYGQASSQYMAIVKELGATYGFSLETSFKELTDKQKDILFHGAGNTVWKTNWLFKTKTREGIQEVSMKWEGLFHYLKEEYYKTRKNKNIEKLKALFSLEECSHCFGSGLKPERLAFQIGGKSIHEIRSLDFKALENWLLADSNQEVMDKKLISNIQPHLINTIKRAKQLHIDHLQLNRKSNTLSGGENQRVTLIKQLNSPLKGITYLLDEPSAGLSNDNIPDLINILKELIEKGNTVIVIEHNKEIILKADRLVQLGPQAGKLGGYITFQGSPQDYLKQEDCHPFLKEPSKAIELKGAKESISIQKLSKHTLVKVALEVPVGGITAISGKSGIGKTTLVKDILIPSIETGMPVNCERIKFPKKYAVAHYFESKKLRSHANTLLVSYLDLLKETSKIFANETGLKPRDFSYKTKTSQCSNCKGKGYMETSLDVAANAIEKCEVCKGQRYQPHILRHTVNSKNIAKVLALNLNELKEWLTNTQVSDKTFQFLNQLEEIGLAHLRLDQAVQSLSSGEKQRLLLLNWLQDQTTNALYILDEPSTGLHYADIDLLYAILQKLSEANDILIIDHNPYLLEKIGIGVVLK
- a CDS encoding nuclear transport factor 2 family protein; this encodes MKTLKNQAIFLAVFFVTITTFGQEYEESQKIDYKTGNPANWPAELDAVIAAPNNHKILLENDQVRVLEVYLAPEEKEPLHHHKWPSVLYIQEAGDFIDYDSNDSVIFDTQKLPEPLSFPLTMNKEPEAPHSVVNLSKTKPLRLIRVEMKPESTNQNTGIIEGLYNSFAQGDIPSVLEAMDEEIIWNEAEGNAYADGNPYIGPEAILNGVLARIGAEHEYFKLEDIKLHETNNNQIMATLRYDAKVKETGKTYNAQVAHLWTLKDGKVSAFQQYVDTKKINDAMSK